The following coding sequences lie in one Microvirga sp. 17 mud 1-3 genomic window:
- a CDS encoding GNAT family N-acetyltransferase, protein MTTLTIREAEARDLEAIIRLHEEDELGSHGDAWTPENRPAYEAAFAAIAQSPENSLFVALDGKEVVGTFQLTFIPNLTGRGALRVKVESVKVKGARRSGGIGGLMMAFVEEEALRRGARLLELSSNKTRTKAHRFYERLGFSRSHEGFKKKL, encoded by the coding sequence ATGACGACCCTGACCATCCGCGAGGCCGAGGCCCGTGACCTCGAGGCGATCATCCGCCTGCACGAGGAGGACGAGCTCGGGAGCCACGGCGACGCCTGGACGCCGGAGAACCGCCCCGCCTACGAGGCGGCTTTCGCGGCGATCGCCCAAAGTCCCGAGAACAGCCTCTTCGTGGCTCTGGACGGGAAGGAAGTGGTCGGCACCTTCCAGCTCACTTTCATTCCCAACCTGACGGGCCGCGGAGCTCTTCGCGTGAAGGTGGAGAGCGTCAAGGTGAAGGGCGCACGTCGCTCTGGCGGCATCGGCGGACTCATGATGGCCTTCGTCGAGGAGGAGGCGCTCCGCCGGGGCGCACGGCTATTGGAGCTGTCCTCCAACAAGACGCGCACGAAAGCGCACCGCTTCTACGAGCGCCTTGGTTTCTCGCGCAGCCACGAGGGTTTCAAGAAGAAGCTCTGA
- a CDS encoding DUF4345 domain-containing protein: MEKERRLLQQTVAILAILPVAIGLYGILFGHALTGDSVSVSAESHFRFLSALLFGIGVCFWSTVPGIEAKTGRFRLLTLLIVIGGLGRLVGLMLTGLPSLFMLGGLFLELIVTPALCLWQTRVANRYAEEFGVA, encoded by the coding sequence ATGGAGAAGGAACGGCGGCTTCTGCAGCAGACGGTGGCGATCCTCGCGATCCTTCCCGTCGCCATTGGGCTCTACGGCATCCTGTTCGGCCACGCTCTGACGGGCGATTCCGTCAGCGTCTCGGCGGAGAGCCATTTCCGCTTCCTGTCCGCTCTTCTATTCGGAATCGGTGTCTGCTTCTGGAGCACGGTTCCGGGCATTGAGGCGAAGACCGGCCGCTTTCGGCTGCTTACCCTTCTCATCGTCATCGGCGGGCTCGGGCGGCTCGTGGGCCTGATGCTCACAGGACTGCCCTCGCTTTTCATGCTCGGCGGGCTGTTTCTCGAACTCATCGTGACGCCCGCCCTGTGCCTCTGGCAGACCCGCGTCGCCAACCGCTATGCGGAGGAATTCGGCGTCGCCTGA
- a CDS encoding heavy-metal-associated domain-containing protein — protein sequence MYSLHIPKMSCGGCLGTVTRAIAAVDPQARVEGDLERRIVRVETSASEATLLAALKECGYPAAPLHPAVN from the coding sequence ATGTATTCCCTCCACATCCCCAAGATGAGCTGCGGCGGCTGCCTCGGCACGGTTACTCGCGCCATTGCGGCGGTCGACCCGCAGGCCCGCGTCGAGGGTGATCTCGAGCGACGCATTGTGCGTGTCGAGACTAGTGCTTCTGAAGCGACCCTGCTGGCAGCCCTCAAAGAATGTGGCTATCCCGCCGCTCCCCTCCACCCGGCCGTGAATTGA
- a CDS encoding glutathione S-transferase family protein, whose protein sequence is MSARFELHGIFVSGPTYKVGLMLSLAGEPFDYTHLNLMEGEHKQPPYLAKQRYGQVPLLVDRANGRHLCQSAAILEYLADTLGKFGGASLDERLQAREWLYWDFDRLAAPLYRARVIKIGIRPAPPEVLEDCQNAAKTALKVLDSHLAGRDWLVGEGATIADIDIYGVVAFSSAAGIDLADFPQIVAWTKRVEALPGFQPAEALLPKTSREAA, encoded by the coding sequence ATGTCCGCACGTTTCGAGCTTCACGGCATCTTCGTTTCCGGTCCGACCTACAAGGTCGGCCTCATGCTCTCCCTGGCCGGCGAGCCCTTCGACTATACGCACCTGAACCTCATGGAAGGCGAGCACAAGCAGCCTCCCTATCTGGCGAAGCAGCGCTACGGGCAGGTGCCGCTTCTCGTGGACCGTGCGAACGGCCGCCACCTGTGCCAGTCGGCCGCGATCCTGGAATATCTTGCCGACACCCTGGGCAAGTTCGGCGGCGCGAGCCTCGATGAGCGCCTTCAGGCCCGCGAATGGCTCTATTGGGATTTCGACCGCCTGGCCGCACCGCTTTACCGGGCCCGCGTCATCAAGATCGGCATCCGCCCCGCGCCGCCCGAGGTGCTGGAGGATTGTCAGAACGCTGCCAAGACTGCCCTGAAGGTGCTCGATTCCCATCTGGCCGGGCGTGACTGGCTGGTCGGGGAGGGGGCCACCATCGCGGATATCGACATCTACGGCGTCGTCGCATTCTCGAGCGCTGCCGGGATCGACCTGGCGGACTTTCCACAGATCGTCGCCTGGACGAAGCGCGTCGAGGCGCTGCCTGGCTTCCAGCCGGCGGAGGCCCTCCTGCCTAAGACCTCCCGCGAGGCGGCATGA
- a CDS encoding adenylate/guanylate cyclase domain-containing protein, whose translation MSETQTLFALLRQSADAKAVDLIERLVREGEDYELNRINVPALAAKHGVDEERLIAAFLHAARLGLFELSWNVLCPGCGGVLDAGTSLKTVTRESYNCALCGAGYEPTLDEMVEVTFTVNSRVRRIGAHDPDKLPMWDYDRQFFWSSGVDLPDTERFQEILEEIVLDSMELPPGERASLSLQLPAEFVIVFEPITHEAQFIEVKGEPTRERQSLSIVYNGGHARHEPISLRPGPLRLSLENRTSKRVLPAVWIANDRLHEMLGRRRPFLTAKRLLSNQTFRDLYRTDTLDIDQRLKITSLTFLFTDLKGSTQLYERVGDLAAYDLVREHFGVLNEIVAAEAGAVVKTIGDAVMATFPTPDHALSAALRMREAMRALNERRGREDLLLKIGIHEGPCLAVMLNDRQDYFGQTVNIASRVQNLAASRSIFATGAVVEDPQTSRIIEGRGLHPTLQRTALRGMSDEFSVYEIP comes from the coding sequence ATGAGCGAGACCCAGACACTCTTCGCCCTCCTGCGCCAATCCGCGGACGCGAAAGCCGTCGACCTTATCGAGCGCCTCGTCCGCGAGGGCGAAGACTATGAACTGAACCGTATCAACGTCCCGGCTCTCGCGGCCAAGCACGGTGTCGACGAGGAGCGCCTCATCGCGGCCTTTCTGCATGCGGCCCGCCTCGGCCTTTTCGAGCTGTCCTGGAACGTCCTTTGCCCCGGCTGCGGCGGCGTGCTGGATGCGGGCACCAGCCTGAAGACCGTCACTCGTGAATCCTACAACTGCGCCCTTTGCGGCGCAGGCTACGAGCCCACCCTCGACGAAATGGTGGAGGTTACCTTCACGGTGAATTCCCGCGTGCGCCGGATCGGGGCGCACGATCCGGATAAGCTGCCCATGTGGGATTACGACCGGCAATTCTTCTGGAGCTCAGGAGTCGACCTGCCCGACACGGAACGGTTCCAGGAGATCCTCGAGGAAATCGTTCTCGATTCCATGGAGCTTCCTCCGGGCGAGCGCGCGTCCCTGTCCCTCCAGCTCCCGGCCGAGTTCGTCATCGTGTTCGAGCCGATCACTCATGAGGCGCAGTTCATCGAGGTGAAGGGCGAGCCTACCCGCGAACGGCAGAGCCTGAGCATCGTCTACAATGGCGGTCACGCGCGGCACGAGCCGATCTCGCTGCGTCCCGGCCCCTTGCGTCTGTCTCTGGAGAACCGAACTTCGAAGCGCGTCCTCCCGGCCGTCTGGATTGCCAATGACCGTCTGCACGAGATGCTGGGCCGACGACGCCCGTTTCTCACGGCCAAGCGCCTTCTGTCGAACCAGACCTTCCGGGATCTTTACCGCACGGACACGCTCGACATCGACCAGCGCCTGAAGATCACGAGCCTGACATTCCTGTTCACCGACCTGAAGGGCTCGACGCAGCTTTACGAACGCGTGGGCGACCTCGCCGCCTACGATCTCGTGCGGGAGCATTTCGGTGTCCTCAACGAGATCGTCGCGGCCGAGGCCGGAGCGGTCGTGAAGACCATCGGCGATGCGGTCATGGCCACGTTCCCGACGCCGGACCACGCCCTCTCGGCCGCCTTGCGGATGCGCGAGGCCATGCGCGCCCTCAACGAACGGCGTGGGCGGGAGGATCTGCTCCTCAAGATCGGGATCCATGAGGGTCCCTGTCTCGCCGTGATGCTGAACGATCGGCAGGATTATTTCGGCCAGACCGTGAACATCGCCTCGCGGGTACAGAACCTTGCCGCCTCACGCTCCATCTTCGCTACGGGTGCGGTGGTGGAGGACCCTCAGACCTCGCGGATCATCGAGGGACGAGGCCTCCACCCTACTCTGCAGCGAACCGCTCTGCGCGGCATGAGCGACGAGTTCTCCGTGTACGAGATTCCCTGA